CATCCAGCGCGACAGCGCGTAGGGCAGCAGGCGGAAATAGCCGCCGCCGCCGGCCGGCAGGTTGCGGCCGAACATGTTGACGGTAGTGACTGGCACTTCCAGCAGGCCATCGGGTCCGTGCGGGTAGAAGGCGAAGCGCGGCGCGTCGGGCATGCCGTAATGGTCATGTGCGATCGGGTAGATGCTCGAGCTGTAGCGGTAGCCGGCGTCGTGCAGCGCCTCCAGCGCCCACAGGTTGGCGTGGCCGATCGAGAAGCTCGGCGCGCGGTAACCCAGCACGGCCTGGCCGCCGATGTCTTCGAGCAGCGCCTTGGCCGAGCGGATATCGTTGCTGAATTCGGCCTGGGTCTGGTCGGATGCACGCAGGTGGCCGTAGCCGTGGCTGGCCAGTTCGTGGCCGGCGGCGACGATGTTCTTCACCATTTGCGGGTAGCGCTCGGCGATCCAGCCAAGGGTGAAGAAGGTCGCGCGCACGCCGTGGCGCTCGTAGATGGCCAGGATGCGTTCGATATTGGCCTCGACCCGGCATTCGCGCGCCGGCCAGCTGGCGCGATCGATGTAGGGGGCAAAGGCCGAGACCTGGAAGTAATCCTCGACGTCGCAGGTCATGGCGTTCTTGATGCGCTCACCTGGGGCAGGAGCCTGGCGCGCGACCGGTTCGTAGGGTTTCATTCCTGGTTATCCGTGTGCTGGGCCGGCGCGCCCTGGGGCGTGGCGACGATTTTCTTCAGGATCGACAGTACCGAGACGATCGATTTCTCGAGCCGCATCATGCGCTCGTCGAGCAGTTCCACGCTGGCGCGGCGGTCTCCCCCGCGGTTGTCCGTGGCGCGCAGGCCGGGTTCCAGCATCGCCATCGGGTCGGCCTCGCCGCCGGCATCGGGCAGTTCGTATTCTTCCGAGATGTCGCGCACCACTTCGCCGATGTCGGCTTCGGTGAAGGCGTGCATTTCTTCCAGGTAGCCCATCAGCAGAACGCGGTCCATCAGCGTGTTGGTCTTGCGCGGAATACCGCCGCTGTAGGCAAACACCGCCGCGTGGGCGCCATCATCAAAAGCGGGGTCGCCCTGCCAGCCGACGGTGGCCAGGCGGTGCTCGACATAGGCGC
Above is a genomic segment from Massilia sp. H6 containing:
- a CDS encoding XrtA system polysaccharide deacetylase, which encodes MKPYEPVARQAPAPGERIKNAMTCDVEDYFQVSAFAPYIDRASWPARECRVEANIERILAIYERHGVRATFFTLGWIAERYPQMVKNIVAAGHELASHGYGHLRASDQTQAEFSNDIRSAKALLEDIGGQAVLGYRAPSFSIGHANLWALEALHDAGYRYSSSIYPIAHDHYGMPDAPRFAFYPHGPDGLLEVPVTTVNMFGRNLPAGGGGYFRLLPYALSRWMMRKVNREDGQPALFYFHPWELDPGQPRPEGLDAKSRFRHYVNIERMEGRLEQLARDFAWDRMDRIFLEQK